ATTAGGAGTCTGTTTTCTGGGTTACAGGTTTGCGCTTAGAGGCAGAGGCTCAAATTTTGGAGGCAGAAGCTGGAGATAATGTCACTGTTTGGTGCCAACATGATCTGAAAAATCCAGATACGATCTTCTGGTTTAAACAGTCGTGTGATTCAGTTCCACTTCTTCTTGGGTGTAAAAGGTTTTTGACATCAGCTCCATCAAAATCGTGTTACTTCtttagtgagagtgagagaatagTGATGTCTGTTCATGGCAGTAAAACGTCTCTCACAATCACTGCAGTAAACGTCTCTGATACAGGACTCTATTACTGCAGCTTCACTGAGAAAATGATCTTCAGTAACTCCACATATTTACAAGTGAAAGGtcaatttatattaaatgaagaGTTTATTTAAGTTAGTAGTAGCTTGAGATGACTGATGTTGTACAAataatgtttccttttttcatCAGGAAATAAAACATCGTCTATCTCAGACAGAGCAGAAGGTTTGTAAATTTTCTGTTCTACTAAAAGACATGTACAGCCTCTCTATAAAATCATATTCGTATATCTGTCAATGTTTAACAATTCTAAATATGATTTAGTTGCAAAagcattttttccctttttttaagGTTCTGTGTCTCTTGCTGTGTTCTTCAAACTTACTGTGGTGTTTGGTTCTTTGGTTACTGTGGTGTTCCTTCTTGGTGTCCTGATCTTCATCATAGTGaagcacagaaaaacacacactggtatatttttacatttctcaatgtaacaaaaatataaaaaatacaatgttatattatattgtgcatcattaaatggaaatatatatatatatatatatatatatatatatatatatatatatatatatatatatatatatatatatataaaatttatttaaaaaaatttaaaaccattttttctgctttacTCAGGTGATATAACTGACAGACATGATGATGAGGTAAATTtgaaaatacacatttaaaaatatattggcATAGCGTGTATAGGAGAATA
This region of Tachysurus fulvidraco isolate hzauxx_2018 unplaced genomic scaffold, HZAU_PFXX_2.0 HiC_scaffold_85_np12, whole genome shotgun sequence genomic DNA includes:
- the LOC125140417 gene encoding uncharacterized protein LOC125140417, with amino-acid sequence MACGSATSMVQFMTLPLFLCITGLRLEAEAQILEAEAGDNVTVWCQHDLKNPDTIFWFKQSCDSVPLLLGCKRFLTSAPSKSCYFFSESERIVMSVHGSKTSLTITAVNVSDTGLYYCSFTEKMIFSNSTYLQVKGNKTSSISDRAEGSVSLAVFFKLTVVFGSLVTVVFLLGVLIFIIVKHRKTHTGDITDRHDDEVNLKIHI